In Brachypodium distachyon strain Bd21 chromosome 2, Brachypodium_distachyon_v3.0, whole genome shotgun sequence, one genomic interval encodes:
- the LOC100823246 gene encoding acyltransferase-like protein At1g54570, chloroplastic isoform X3 has translation MSIVPHTVLRPFGVNPTSRYLRRHASLGLRASSVDATNRKDDLETESSKKKRTKKSPLEALHDDGFGSVTMKDYLEAARPMMPKDDAGPGPPRWFCPLECGRPVVDKAPLLIFLSGVDGVGMELILHHKSLGKVFEVCCFHIPVNDRTPFEATSSAKSPLQAILPLLEVVPSNLPVTYPDLLRYLIGNPLNVAMVSIQNNHSPQETLQEFSESLTSMLPFVSCLFISQELAHVIRMDTLVWKLKLLKSGVAYANSQLHAVQAEVLLLASGNENLPPSGEADRLFKTLKKCKVRYFRNRGDKLLMEDGFNLLTVIKGASMYRRSRQRDPVTDYLPPTLSEFKRTYGEDFKLFHQLLSPVMLSTMKDGEIVRGLSGVPDKGPVLFVGYHQLLAMEMFALFEGFLGEKKTVIRTAAHQVFFVGNFEILRQELSLFDAFSMYGAVPVSPINTYKSFERNEFVLLYPGGVREALHRKGEGYQLFWPDQPEFVRMAARFGVTIVPFGCVGEDDFLQIVLDYHDLKNIPYIKDQIKSFNEDLTGIRDTVKGEEGNQTLHMPVVLPKVPGRMYFLFGKPIEMKGMDNVLTDRKEANQVYLQIKSEVENVMSYLKRKREQDPYRSITRRTLYRATRGPSAEVPTFDP, from the exons ATGTCCATTGTCCCGCACACTGTTCTCCGCCCGTTCGGCGTAAATCCGACGAGTCGCTATCTTCGGCGGCATGCCTCTTTGGGCCTCCGCGCGAGCTCCGTCGATGCAACGAACCGGAAGGACGACTTGGAGACGGAGAgtagcaagaagaagaggacgaAGAAGTCACCCTTGGAGGCTCTTCACGACGACGGGTTTGGGAGCGTCACCATGAAGGACTACTTGGAGGCGGCGAGGCCCATGATGCCCAAGGACGacgctgggcctgggccgccgcgGTGGTTCTGCCCGTTGGAGTGCGGACGGCCGGTGGTGGACAAGGCACCGCTGCTCATCTTCTTGTCAG GAGTCGATGGTGTTGGAATGGAGCTCATTTTGCACCACAAATCTTTGGGCAA GGTATTTGAGGTTTGCTGCTTCCATATACCAGTAAATGACCGTACACCATTTGAAG CAACATCATCTGCAAAATCCCCGTTGCAGGCAATATTGCCTCTTTTGGAAGTGGTGCCAAGCAACCTTCCGGTTACATATCCTGACCTTCTCAGATATTTGATTG GTAACCCTCTTAATGTGGCTATGGTTAGCATTCAGAACAATCATTCCCCTCAAGAGACTCTGCAAGAGTTTTCAGAAAGTCTTACTTCAATGCTACCTTTTGTTTCA TGCTTATTTATTTCTCAGGAACTGGCACATGTCATACGAATGGATACTCTTGTATGGAAACTCAAGCTTCTCAAGTCAGGTGTGGCCTATGCCAATTCTCAACTTCACGCGGTACAAGCAGAAGTTCTACTTCTTGCCAG TGGCAATGAGAATCTTCCGCCAAGTGGAGAAGCAGACCGACTGTTTAAGACGCTGAAAAAGTGCAAAGTTCGATACTTTAGGAACCGTGGGGATAAACTACTTATG GAGGATGGCTTCAACCTGCTAACTGTCATAAAAGGAGCCAGCATGTACCGTCGCAGTAGACAACGGGACCCGGTGACCGATTACCTCCCACCTACATTAAGTGAATTCAAGAGAACATATGGTGAAGATTTCAA ACTGTTTCATCAGTTACTGAGCCCAGTAATGCTGTCTACGATGAAAGATGGAGAAATTGTGCGTGGTCTTTCCGGTGTTCCTGACAAAGGTCCAGTCTTGTTTGTGGGCTATCACCAACTCTTGGCCATGGAGATGTTCGCACTTTTTGAAGGGTTCTtgggagagaaaaaaacagttATCCGAACTGCGGCCCATCAagtattttttgttggaaattTTGAGATTTTGCGCCAAGAACTGTCTCTATTTGACGCATTCTCTATGTACGGCGCAGTTCCTGTCAGTCCGATCAATACGTACAAGTCGTTCGAGAGAAATGAATTTGTTCTCCTCTATCCCGGTGGAGTGCGGGAAGCTCTACATAGGAAG GGCGAAGGATACCAATTGTTTTGGCCAGATCAACCAGAATTTGTAAGGATGGCAGCGCGGTTTGGTGTTACTATTGTACCATTTGGTTGCGTCGGAGAAGATGACTTTCTTCAG ATAGTTCTGGACTACCATGATCTAAAGAACATCCCCTATATCAAAGACCAGATAAAATCATTCAATGAAGATTTGACAGGAATAAG AGATACTgtcaaaggagaagaagggaatCAGACTTTGCATATGCCTGTTGTTCTCCCTAAAGTACCAGGTCGGATGTACTTCCTGTTCGGAAAGCCAATTGAGATGAAAGGAATGGACAATGTATTGACGGATCGGAAGGAGGCAAACCAAGTGTATCTGCAAATCAAATCCGAGGTGGAGAACGTCATGTCTTACCtcaagaggaagagagagcaAGATCCTTACCGGAGTATCACGCGGCGCACGCTGTACCGAGCAACCCGGGGTCCGTCTGCTGAAGTGCCGACTTTTGATCCGTGA
- the LOC100823246 gene encoding acyltransferase-like protein At1g54570, chloroplastic isoform X4, producing MSIVPHTVLRPFGVNPTSRYLRRHASLGLRASSVDATNRKDDLETESSKKKRTKKSPLEALHDDGFGSVTMKDYLEAARPMMPKDDAGPGPPRWFCPLECGRPVVDKAPLLIFLSGVDGVGMELILHHKSLGKVFEVCCFHIPVNDRTPFEATSSAKSPLQAILPLLEVVPSNLPVTYPDLLRYLIGNPLNVAMVSIQNNHSPQETLQEFSESLTSMLPFVSELAHVIRMDTLVWKLKLLKSGVAYANSQLHAVQAEVLLLASGNENLPPSGEADRLFKTLKKCKVRYFRNRGDKLLMEDGFNLLTVIKGASMYRRSRQRDPVTDYLPPTLSEFKRTYGEDFKLFHQLLSPVMLSTMKDGEIVRGLSGVPDKGPVLFVGYHQLLAMEMFALFEGFLGEKKTVIRTAAHQVFFVGNFEILRQELSLFDAFSMYGAVPVSPINTYKSFERNEFVLLYPGGVREALHRKGEGYQLFWPDQPEFVRMAARFGVTIVPFGCVGEDDFLQIVLDYHDLKNIPYIKDQIKSFNEDLTGIRDTVKGEEGNQTLHMPVVLPKVPGRMYFLFGKPIEMKGMDNVLTDRKEANQVYLQIKSEVENVMSYLKRKREQDPYRSITRRTLYRATRGPSAEVPTFDP from the exons ATGTCCATTGTCCCGCACACTGTTCTCCGCCCGTTCGGCGTAAATCCGACGAGTCGCTATCTTCGGCGGCATGCCTCTTTGGGCCTCCGCGCGAGCTCCGTCGATGCAACGAACCGGAAGGACGACTTGGAGACGGAGAgtagcaagaagaagaggacgaAGAAGTCACCCTTGGAGGCTCTTCACGACGACGGGTTTGGGAGCGTCACCATGAAGGACTACTTGGAGGCGGCGAGGCCCATGATGCCCAAGGACGacgctgggcctgggccgccgcgGTGGTTCTGCCCGTTGGAGTGCGGACGGCCGGTGGTGGACAAGGCACCGCTGCTCATCTTCTTGTCAG GAGTCGATGGTGTTGGAATGGAGCTCATTTTGCACCACAAATCTTTGGGCAA GGTATTTGAGGTTTGCTGCTTCCATATACCAGTAAATGACCGTACACCATTTGAAG CAACATCATCTGCAAAATCCCCGTTGCAGGCAATATTGCCTCTTTTGGAAGTGGTGCCAAGCAACCTTCCGGTTACATATCCTGACCTTCTCAGATATTTGATTG GTAACCCTCTTAATGTGGCTATGGTTAGCATTCAGAACAATCATTCCCCTCAAGAGACTCTGCAAGAGTTTTCAGAAAGTCTTACTTCAATGCTACCTTTTGTTTCA GAACTGGCACATGTCATACGAATGGATACTCTTGTATGGAAACTCAAGCTTCTCAAGTCAGGTGTGGCCTATGCCAATTCTCAACTTCACGCGGTACAAGCAGAAGTTCTACTTCTTGCCAG TGGCAATGAGAATCTTCCGCCAAGTGGAGAAGCAGACCGACTGTTTAAGACGCTGAAAAAGTGCAAAGTTCGATACTTTAGGAACCGTGGGGATAAACTACTTATG GAGGATGGCTTCAACCTGCTAACTGTCATAAAAGGAGCCAGCATGTACCGTCGCAGTAGACAACGGGACCCGGTGACCGATTACCTCCCACCTACATTAAGTGAATTCAAGAGAACATATGGTGAAGATTTCAA ACTGTTTCATCAGTTACTGAGCCCAGTAATGCTGTCTACGATGAAAGATGGAGAAATTGTGCGTGGTCTTTCCGGTGTTCCTGACAAAGGTCCAGTCTTGTTTGTGGGCTATCACCAACTCTTGGCCATGGAGATGTTCGCACTTTTTGAAGGGTTCTtgggagagaaaaaaacagttATCCGAACTGCGGCCCATCAagtattttttgttggaaattTTGAGATTTTGCGCCAAGAACTGTCTCTATTTGACGCATTCTCTATGTACGGCGCAGTTCCTGTCAGTCCGATCAATACGTACAAGTCGTTCGAGAGAAATGAATTTGTTCTCCTCTATCCCGGTGGAGTGCGGGAAGCTCTACATAGGAAG GGCGAAGGATACCAATTGTTTTGGCCAGATCAACCAGAATTTGTAAGGATGGCAGCGCGGTTTGGTGTTACTATTGTACCATTTGGTTGCGTCGGAGAAGATGACTTTCTTCAG ATAGTTCTGGACTACCATGATCTAAAGAACATCCCCTATATCAAAGACCAGATAAAATCATTCAATGAAGATTTGACAGGAATAAG AGATACTgtcaaaggagaagaagggaatCAGACTTTGCATATGCCTGTTGTTCTCCCTAAAGTACCAGGTCGGATGTACTTCCTGTTCGGAAAGCCAATTGAGATGAAAGGAATGGACAATGTATTGACGGATCGGAAGGAGGCAAACCAAGTGTATCTGCAAATCAAATCCGAGGTGGAGAACGTCATGTCTTACCtcaagaggaagagagagcaAGATCCTTACCGGAGTATCACGCGGCGCACGCTGTACCGAGCAACCCGGGGTCCGTCTGCTGAAGTGCCGACTTTTGATCCGTGA
- the LOC100823246 gene encoding acyltransferase-like protein At1g54570, chloroplastic isoform X2, protein MSIVPHTVLRPFGVNPTSRYLRRHASLGLRASSVDATNRKDDLETESSKKKRTKKSPLEALHDDGFGSVTMKDYLEAARPMMPKDDAGPGPPRWFCPLECGRPVVDKAPLLIFLSGVDGVGMELILHHKSLGKVFEVCCFHIPVNDRTPFEGLLQMVEAYVQYENALSPKRPIYITGDTFGGCLAISVAARNQKIDLVLILVNPATSSAKSPLQAILPLLEVVPSNLPVTYPDLLRYLIGNPLNVAMVSIQNNHSPQETLQEFSESLTSMLPFVSELAHVIRMDTLVWKLKLLKSGVAYANSQLHAVQAEVLLLASGNENLPPSGEADRLFKTLKKCKVRYFRNRGDKLLMEDGFNLLTVIKGASMYRRSRQRDPVTDYLPPTLSEFKRTYGEDFKLFHQLLSPVMLSTMKDGEIVRGLSGVPDKGPVLFVGYHQLLAMEMFALFEGFLGEKKTVIRTAAHQVFFVGNFEILRQELSLFDAFSMYGAVPVSPINTYKSFERNEFVLLYPGGVREALHRKGEGYQLFWPDQPEFVRMAARFGVTIVPFGCVGEDDFLQIVLDYHDLKNIPYIKDQIKSFNEDLTGIRDTVKGEEGNQTLHMPVVLPKVPGRMYFLFGKPIEMKGMDNVLTDRKEANQVYLQIKSEVENVMSYLKRKREQDPYRSITRRTLYRATRGPSAEVPTFDP, encoded by the exons ATGTCCATTGTCCCGCACACTGTTCTCCGCCCGTTCGGCGTAAATCCGACGAGTCGCTATCTTCGGCGGCATGCCTCTTTGGGCCTCCGCGCGAGCTCCGTCGATGCAACGAACCGGAAGGACGACTTGGAGACGGAGAgtagcaagaagaagaggacgaAGAAGTCACCCTTGGAGGCTCTTCACGACGACGGGTTTGGGAGCGTCACCATGAAGGACTACTTGGAGGCGGCGAGGCCCATGATGCCCAAGGACGacgctgggcctgggccgccgcgGTGGTTCTGCCCGTTGGAGTGCGGACGGCCGGTGGTGGACAAGGCACCGCTGCTCATCTTCTTGTCAG GAGTCGATGGTGTTGGAATGGAGCTCATTTTGCACCACAAATCTTTGGGCAA GGTATTTGAGGTTTGCTGCTTCCATATACCAGTAAATGACCGTACACCATTTGAAG GGCTATTACAAATGGTGGAAGCTTATGTACAATATGAGAATGCTTTGTCACCAAAGAGACCAATATATATTACTGGAGATACTTTTGGTGGATGCTTGGCAATTTCAGTGGCGGCTCGTAATCAAAAAATTGATTTGGTTCTTATATTAGTAAATCCAG CAACATCATCTGCAAAATCCCCGTTGCAGGCAATATTGCCTCTTTTGGAAGTGGTGCCAAGCAACCTTCCGGTTACATATCCTGACCTTCTCAGATATTTGATTG GTAACCCTCTTAATGTGGCTATGGTTAGCATTCAGAACAATCATTCCCCTCAAGAGACTCTGCAAGAGTTTTCAGAAAGTCTTACTTCAATGCTACCTTTTGTTTCA GAACTGGCACATGTCATACGAATGGATACTCTTGTATGGAAACTCAAGCTTCTCAAGTCAGGTGTGGCCTATGCCAATTCTCAACTTCACGCGGTACAAGCAGAAGTTCTACTTCTTGCCAG TGGCAATGAGAATCTTCCGCCAAGTGGAGAAGCAGACCGACTGTTTAAGACGCTGAAAAAGTGCAAAGTTCGATACTTTAGGAACCGTGGGGATAAACTACTTATG GAGGATGGCTTCAACCTGCTAACTGTCATAAAAGGAGCCAGCATGTACCGTCGCAGTAGACAACGGGACCCGGTGACCGATTACCTCCCACCTACATTAAGTGAATTCAAGAGAACATATGGTGAAGATTTCAA ACTGTTTCATCAGTTACTGAGCCCAGTAATGCTGTCTACGATGAAAGATGGAGAAATTGTGCGTGGTCTTTCCGGTGTTCCTGACAAAGGTCCAGTCTTGTTTGTGGGCTATCACCAACTCTTGGCCATGGAGATGTTCGCACTTTTTGAAGGGTTCTtgggagagaaaaaaacagttATCCGAACTGCGGCCCATCAagtattttttgttggaaattTTGAGATTTTGCGCCAAGAACTGTCTCTATTTGACGCATTCTCTATGTACGGCGCAGTTCCTGTCAGTCCGATCAATACGTACAAGTCGTTCGAGAGAAATGAATTTGTTCTCCTCTATCCCGGTGGAGTGCGGGAAGCTCTACATAGGAAG GGCGAAGGATACCAATTGTTTTGGCCAGATCAACCAGAATTTGTAAGGATGGCAGCGCGGTTTGGTGTTACTATTGTACCATTTGGTTGCGTCGGAGAAGATGACTTTCTTCAG ATAGTTCTGGACTACCATGATCTAAAGAACATCCCCTATATCAAAGACCAGATAAAATCATTCAATGAAGATTTGACAGGAATAAG AGATACTgtcaaaggagaagaagggaatCAGACTTTGCATATGCCTGTTGTTCTCCCTAAAGTACCAGGTCGGATGTACTTCCTGTTCGGAAAGCCAATTGAGATGAAAGGAATGGACAATGTATTGACGGATCGGAAGGAGGCAAACCAAGTGTATCTGCAAATCAAATCCGAGGTGGAGAACGTCATGTCTTACCtcaagaggaagagagagcaAGATCCTTACCGGAGTATCACGCGGCGCACGCTGTACCGAGCAACCCGGGGTCCGTCTGCTGAAGTGCCGACTTTTGATCCGTGA
- the LOC100823246 gene encoding acyltransferase-like protein At1g54570, chloroplastic isoform X1 has translation MSIVPHTVLRPFGVNPTSRYLRRHASLGLRASSVDATNRKDDLETESSKKKRTKKSPLEALHDDGFGSVTMKDYLEAARPMMPKDDAGPGPPRWFCPLECGRPVVDKAPLLIFLSGVDGVGMELILHHKSLGKVFEVCCFHIPVNDRTPFEGLLQMVEAYVQYENALSPKRPIYITGDTFGGCLAISVAARNQKIDLVLILVNPATSSAKSPLQAILPLLEVVPSNLPVTYPDLLRYLIGNPLNVAMVSIQNNHSPQETLQEFSESLTSMLPFVSCLFISQELAHVIRMDTLVWKLKLLKSGVAYANSQLHAVQAEVLLLASGNENLPPSGEADRLFKTLKKCKVRYFRNRGDKLLMEDGFNLLTVIKGASMYRRSRQRDPVTDYLPPTLSEFKRTYGEDFKLFHQLLSPVMLSTMKDGEIVRGLSGVPDKGPVLFVGYHQLLAMEMFALFEGFLGEKKTVIRTAAHQVFFVGNFEILRQELSLFDAFSMYGAVPVSPINTYKSFERNEFVLLYPGGVREALHRKGEGYQLFWPDQPEFVRMAARFGVTIVPFGCVGEDDFLQIVLDYHDLKNIPYIKDQIKSFNEDLTGIRDTVKGEEGNQTLHMPVVLPKVPGRMYFLFGKPIEMKGMDNVLTDRKEANQVYLQIKSEVENVMSYLKRKREQDPYRSITRRTLYRATRGPSAEVPTFDP, from the exons ATGTCCATTGTCCCGCACACTGTTCTCCGCCCGTTCGGCGTAAATCCGACGAGTCGCTATCTTCGGCGGCATGCCTCTTTGGGCCTCCGCGCGAGCTCCGTCGATGCAACGAACCGGAAGGACGACTTGGAGACGGAGAgtagcaagaagaagaggacgaAGAAGTCACCCTTGGAGGCTCTTCACGACGACGGGTTTGGGAGCGTCACCATGAAGGACTACTTGGAGGCGGCGAGGCCCATGATGCCCAAGGACGacgctgggcctgggccgccgcgGTGGTTCTGCCCGTTGGAGTGCGGACGGCCGGTGGTGGACAAGGCACCGCTGCTCATCTTCTTGTCAG GAGTCGATGGTGTTGGAATGGAGCTCATTTTGCACCACAAATCTTTGGGCAA GGTATTTGAGGTTTGCTGCTTCCATATACCAGTAAATGACCGTACACCATTTGAAG GGCTATTACAAATGGTGGAAGCTTATGTACAATATGAGAATGCTTTGTCACCAAAGAGACCAATATATATTACTGGAGATACTTTTGGTGGATGCTTGGCAATTTCAGTGGCGGCTCGTAATCAAAAAATTGATTTGGTTCTTATATTAGTAAATCCAG CAACATCATCTGCAAAATCCCCGTTGCAGGCAATATTGCCTCTTTTGGAAGTGGTGCCAAGCAACCTTCCGGTTACATATCCTGACCTTCTCAGATATTTGATTG GTAACCCTCTTAATGTGGCTATGGTTAGCATTCAGAACAATCATTCCCCTCAAGAGACTCTGCAAGAGTTTTCAGAAAGTCTTACTTCAATGCTACCTTTTGTTTCA TGCTTATTTATTTCTCAGGAACTGGCACATGTCATACGAATGGATACTCTTGTATGGAAACTCAAGCTTCTCAAGTCAGGTGTGGCCTATGCCAATTCTCAACTTCACGCGGTACAAGCAGAAGTTCTACTTCTTGCCAG TGGCAATGAGAATCTTCCGCCAAGTGGAGAAGCAGACCGACTGTTTAAGACGCTGAAAAAGTGCAAAGTTCGATACTTTAGGAACCGTGGGGATAAACTACTTATG GAGGATGGCTTCAACCTGCTAACTGTCATAAAAGGAGCCAGCATGTACCGTCGCAGTAGACAACGGGACCCGGTGACCGATTACCTCCCACCTACATTAAGTGAATTCAAGAGAACATATGGTGAAGATTTCAA ACTGTTTCATCAGTTACTGAGCCCAGTAATGCTGTCTACGATGAAAGATGGAGAAATTGTGCGTGGTCTTTCCGGTGTTCCTGACAAAGGTCCAGTCTTGTTTGTGGGCTATCACCAACTCTTGGCCATGGAGATGTTCGCACTTTTTGAAGGGTTCTtgggagagaaaaaaacagttATCCGAACTGCGGCCCATCAagtattttttgttggaaattTTGAGATTTTGCGCCAAGAACTGTCTCTATTTGACGCATTCTCTATGTACGGCGCAGTTCCTGTCAGTCCGATCAATACGTACAAGTCGTTCGAGAGAAATGAATTTGTTCTCCTCTATCCCGGTGGAGTGCGGGAAGCTCTACATAGGAAG GGCGAAGGATACCAATTGTTTTGGCCAGATCAACCAGAATTTGTAAGGATGGCAGCGCGGTTTGGTGTTACTATTGTACCATTTGGTTGCGTCGGAGAAGATGACTTTCTTCAG ATAGTTCTGGACTACCATGATCTAAAGAACATCCCCTATATCAAAGACCAGATAAAATCATTCAATGAAGATTTGACAGGAATAAG AGATACTgtcaaaggagaagaagggaatCAGACTTTGCATATGCCTGTTGTTCTCCCTAAAGTACCAGGTCGGATGTACTTCCTGTTCGGAAAGCCAATTGAGATGAAAGGAATGGACAATGTATTGACGGATCGGAAGGAGGCAAACCAAGTGTATCTGCAAATCAAATCCGAGGTGGAGAACGTCATGTCTTACCtcaagaggaagagagagcaAGATCCTTACCGGAGTATCACGCGGCGCACGCTGTACCGAGCAACCCGGGGTCCGTCTGCTGAAGTGCCGACTTTTGATCCGTGA
- the LOC112270913 gene encoding U1 small nuclear ribonucleoprotein 70 kDa-like: MERQRPRVCGDRRSPTRNLRPPPRSGGLGGRGRGGSDDWRNNAALVAQEERLREEDRARAARSLEERRLADLKRTKEKRLQLERIKEADPHRAEEIRRLEERQREDLHLEEELRAQGLAAAGERVPISGADHDRWSHRREMQRERGVISATPSSPSAPIVGAAVASTSSATAAVSRSRLCGV; the protein is encoded by the exons ATGGAGCGGCAACGACCTCGGGTGTGTGGTGATCGACGTTCCCCTACGCGGAATCTTCGACCACCACCTCGCAGCGGGGGGCTGGGAGGTCGTGGACGCGGTGGTTCCGACGATTGGCGCAACAATGCGGCTCTGGTGGCGCAGGAGGAGCGTCTTCGGGAGGAGGATCGTGCTCGTGCGGCCCGCAGTCTGGAGGAGCGGCGCCTTGCAGATCTGAAACGCACGAAGGAGAAGCGGCTCCAACTGGAGCGCATCAAGGAGGCGGATCCTCATCGTGCGGAGGAGATTCGTCGGCTGGAGGAACGTCAGAGGGAGGATTTGCACTTGGAGGAGGAACTTCGGGCGCAAggcttggcggcggcaggtGAACGTGTCCCCATCTCGGGCGCGGATCACGACCGCTGGAGTCATCGTCGGGAGATGCAGCGGGAGAGAGGGGTGATCTCTGCTACTCCTTCTTCGCCCTCTGCTCCCATCGTGGGTGCAGCTGTGGCTAGCACTTCTTCGGCCACTGCTGCGGTCTCACGCTCGAG attgtgtggagtgtaa